A genomic window from Candidatus Cloacimonas sp. includes:
- the rpmA gene encoding 50S ribosomal protein L27, whose protein sequence is MAHKKGVGSSRNGRNSNPKYRGVKKYASESVIAGNIIIRQKGTKIHPGKNVGIGRDFTIYSLIDGKVEFSTGREGRKYVSVLRLNE, encoded by the coding sequence ATGGCACATAAAAAAGGTGTGGGAAGTTCCCGAAACGGACGCAACAGCAATCCCAAATACCGTGGGGTTAAAAAATACGCAAGTGAATCTGTTATAGCCGGTAATATCATTATCCGCCAGAAAGGAACAAAGATTCATCCCGGTAAAAATGTTGGCATTGGCAGGGACTTTACTATCTACAGTTTAATAGATGGCAAGGTTGAATTTTCAACCGGAAGAGAAGGCAGAAAATATGTAAGCGTGTTGCGGCTGAATGAATAA
- the mce gene encoding methylmalonyl-CoA epimerase gives MLKHISHIGIAVKNLEAGIAFYEKIGLKLEGIEEVPSQMVKVAFFPCGDTRIELLCPTSDDSPIAKFIEKKGEGIQHLAFAVDDINDALKQVNDLGLALIDKEPRPGAHHSEIAFMHPKSSLGVLIELCEEHG, from the coding sequence ATGCTTAAACATATCAGTCACATCGGCATCGCAGTTAAAAACCTGGAAGCAGGAATTGCTTTCTACGAAAAAATCGGCTTAAAACTTGAAGGGATAGAAGAAGTCCCTTCCCAAATGGTTAAAGTTGCCTTTTTTCCTTGTGGAGATACAAGAATAGAATTGCTTTGCCCTACTTCAGATGACAGCCCTATTGCCAAATTCATTGAAAAAAAGGGAGAAGGAATTCAACATCTTGCCTTCGCCGTTGACGATATAAACGACGCCTTAAAACAGGTAAACGATTTGGGTTTAGCCCTAATTGATAAAGAACCTCGCCCCGGAGCACATCATTCGGAGATTGCTTTTATGCATCCTAAATCCAGTTTGGGGGTTTTGATAGAATTGTGCGAGGAACACGGTTAA
- the gcvH gene encoding glycine cleavage system protein GcvH: MEIRDNLYYTESHEWVHIVDDIATIGISDFAQHELGDIVFVELPEVRQNVAAGEPCGSIEAVKAVEDLICPVSGIVEEKNIELEDSPELINKSPYDEGWLFKVKMSGSEELENLLTAAEYQKLIP, translated from the coding sequence ATGGAAATCCGGGACAATTTATATTACACAGAGAGCCATGAATGGGTTCATATAGTTGATGATATAGCTACCATCGGGATTAGTGATTTTGCGCAGCACGAACTTGGTGATATTGTTTTTGTGGAACTCCCCGAAGTAAGACAAAATGTAGCAGCCGGCGAACCCTGTGGTTCAATTGAAGCTGTTAAAGCAGTGGAAGACCTCATTTGTCCAGTTAGCGGCATTGTTGAGGAAAAGAATATAGAGCTGGAGGATAGTCCGGAGCTAATCAACAAGTCGCCTTACGATGAAGGTTGGTTATTCAAAGTTAAAATGTCCGGTTCCGAAGAATTGGAAAATCTGCTAACGGCAGCAGAGTATCAAAAACTAATTCCCTGA
- the gmk gene encoding guanylate kinase, translating into MITKDGHFLIILSAPSGGGKSTILTEILKVADNIDYSVSFTTRSPRGTEQNGIHYHFVSEEEFQQRIAEGDFLEYAKVFGNWYGTSKSFIKKCLAGKRHVIMDIDVQGASFISATDIPYVKIFILPPSMEVLKQRLVLRATDSEEEIAKRLQIAQEEVAYIPQYQYLVINDNLEIAVQDILAIIRAEENRVCRYKHPAEDFII; encoded by the coding sequence GTGATTACCAAGGACGGTCATTTTCTTATTATTCTTTCTGCACCCTCAGGTGGTGGCAAGAGCACCATTTTAACTGAAATTCTAAAAGTTGCCGATAATATTGATTATTCCGTTTCTTTCACTACCCGAAGTCCCCGGGGAACTGAGCAAAATGGAATTCACTATCACTTTGTTAGTGAGGAAGAGTTTCAGCAGCGTATTGCTGAAGGTGATTTTTTGGAATATGCCAAGGTTTTCGGAAACTGGTATGGCACTTCCAAAAGTTTTATTAAAAAATGTCTGGCGGGTAAGCGTCATGTGATAATGGATATAGATGTGCAAGGTGCTTCTTTTATTAGCGCTACCGATATTCCTTATGTGAAGATTTTTATTTTACCGCCTTCTATGGAAGTGCTAAAACAGCGTTTAGTTTTACGGGCAACGGATAGCGAAGAAGAAATTGCCAAACGCCTGCAAATTGCCCAAGAAGAAGTTGCCTATATTCCTCAGTATCAATATCTGGTAATTAATGATAATTTAGAGATAGCTGTGCAGGATATTTTAGCTATTATCCGGGCTGAAGAAAACCGGGTTTGCCGCTACAAACATCCTGCGGAAGATTTTATAATTTAG
- a CDS encoding 2-oxoacid:ferredoxin oxidoreductase subunit beta, with amino-acid sequence MANIPQRIIHEYLRHDKKFPHVWCAGCSNGIVLGAIIRAVASLNIDRNDIVMVSGIGCSSRMPVYVDFNTLHTLHGRSIAFATGVKLHKPHLKVIVVTGDGDCAAIGGNHLIHAARRNIDLKVVMINNNIYGMTGGQCSPTTPHNAYATTAPYGNIEPDFNICNLAMGAGASFVARTTAFHVQEMQSMIKDALQHPGFSLIEVVSACPVIYGRLNKKGGAPQMLKDFRDNSIPLAAVDKLPPEKVEGKIVRGILRKEIRPEFTAEYAALCQKVQTERGE; translated from the coding sequence ATGGCTAATATTCCCCAACGCATAATTCATGAATACCTGCGGCACGATAAGAAATTTCCTCATGTGTGGTGTGCCGGCTGCAGTAATGGTATAGTTTTGGGTGCTATTATTAGAGCAGTTGCCTCTTTGAATATAGACCGCAACGATATTGTTATGGTTTCCGGCATTGGCTGCTCTTCGCGGATGCCTGTTTATGTAGATTTTAATACTCTGCATACTTTACATGGACGCAGTATTGCTTTTGCTACAGGCGTTAAACTGCATAAACCGCATTTGAAAGTAATCGTTGTAACCGGCGATGGCGATTGTGCTGCCATCGGAGGTAATCATTTAATTCATGCTGCTCGCAGAAATATAGACCTGAAAGTAGTGATGATTAATAATAATATTTATGGGATGACGGGTGGACAGTGCAGTCCTACAACTCCTCATAATGCCTATGCTACTACTGCACCTTATGGAAATATAGAGCCTGATTTTAATATCTGCAATCTGGCTATGGGTGCCGGCGCTTCTTTCGTTGCCAGAACTACAGCTTTCCATGTTCAGGAAATGCAATCTATGATAAAAGACGCTCTTCAGCATCCCGGGTTTTCTTTGATAGAGGTAGTTAGCGCTTGTCCTGTAATCTACGGACGCTTAAATAAAAAAGGTGGAGCTCCACAAATGCTGAAGGACTTTCGGGATAATTCCATTCCCCTGGCTGCAGTGGACAAACTGCCTCCGGAAAAAGTGGAAGGAAAAATAGTGCGCGGAATTTTACGCAAAGAAATCCGTCCTGAATTCACTGCTGAATATGCTGCTCTATGCCAGAAAGTGCAAACTGAGAGAGGTGAATAA
- the rplU gene encoding 50S ribosomal protein L21 codes for MYAIVEIKGFQFRAEKNAVLRVPYLNTAEPGQTLTFEKVLLLRDEDGIKVGQPVVEGASIVAEVMEHGKGKKKTIYHQKNRKGYRVKKGYRESFTDLRVTDILV; via the coding sequence ATGTACGCCATCGTAGAAATTAAAGGATTTCAGTTTAGGGCTGAAAAAAACGCAGTATTACGCGTTCCCTATCTGAATACAGCAGAGCCGGGTCAAACCCTGACCTTTGAAAAAGTTCTTCTGTTGCGTGATGAAGATGGAATTAAAGTTGGTCAACCTGTTGTAGAAGGAGCCAGTATTGTTGCCGAAGTTATGGAGCACGGTAAAGGGAAGAAAAAGACCATTTACCATCAGAAAAACCGTAAAGGTTACCGGGTAAAAAAAGGTTACCGCGAAAGTTTTACCGACCTTCGGGTTACAGATATTTTGGTGTAA
- a CDS encoding retroviral-like aspartic protease family protein, whose amino-acid sequence MKVETIGAWDTGANHSVISSQLVQALNLKPIGITQVNGVHGKSSCNNYLIDMILPNQVVIQQVRVIESNSIPFGVLVGMDIIGLGDFTISNSENRTKFTFQIPSTHNTDYVAEIEEINKKNKPSQKYTTDDIRAYLAKRKKK is encoded by the coding sequence ATGAAAGTAGAAACTATTGGTGCATGGGATACTGGTGCCAATCATTCAGTTATTTCGTCACAGTTAGTTCAGGCACTGAATCTAAAACCAATAGGAATTACGCAAGTGAATGGAGTACATGGTAAAAGTTCCTGCAATAATTATTTGATAGATATGATCTTACCTAATCAAGTCGTTATTCAGCAAGTGAGAGTTATTGAAAGTAATTCTATTCCTTTTGGGGTTTTAGTTGGGATGGATATCATTGGTTTGGGGGATTTTACTATTAGCAACTCGGAAAATAGAACCAAGTTTACCTTCCAAATTCCATCAACTCATAATACGGATTATGTCGCTGAGATTGAAGAAATTAACAAGAAAAACAAACCATCCCAAAAATATACAACTGATGATATTAGAGCTTATCTGGCAAAGCGGAAAAAGAAATAA
- a CDS encoding PLP-dependent aminotransferase family protein — protein sequence MITDLQNILSTNIKGMKRSAIRELLKFLGQPGLISFSGGFPSPLTFPVEELKSIIAEVMDNEAAYALQYGTTEGDDLLRTMLANRYKANGIDVTKDNIIITTASQQALDLISKMFIDPGDYVLVGLPSYLGALQAFGSYGANMIGITMDDEGEDPNLMEKALKDLAAKGKKPKFIYLIPDFQNPAGITMSERRRIEILELAHKYDVLVLEDSPYRELRYEGKTQKTLYELDGTSQVVILGTFSKIFCPGFRIGWVVGHPDVLDKIVVGKQATDLCTPPFTQRIAARYMEKGYLDPKINEIKDMYSVKQKVMLESLEKYMPEEMKWTHPEGGLFLMVTGPEQLDTNALLLECIREANVAYVAGNSFFCDGKGYNTMRLNFSYESIETNIEGCKRLGGYFKKILQK from the coding sequence ATGATCACCGATTTGCAAAACATCCTGTCAACCAACATTAAGGGTATGAAAAGGTCTGCAATCCGCGAACTTTTGAAGTTTCTCGGTCAGCCCGGTTTGATATCCTTTTCCGGTGGCTTTCCCAGCCCTCTAACTTTCCCGGTGGAAGAGCTGAAAAGCATTATTGCCGAAGTTATGGATAATGAAGCTGCTTATGCACTTCAATATGGAACAACGGAAGGTGATGATTTATTGCGGACTATGCTGGCTAACCGTTACAAAGCCAATGGCATAGATGTTACGAAAGACAATATCATTATCACTACTGCCTCTCAACAGGCATTAGACCTGATTTCCAAAATGTTTATTGATCCGGGTGACTATGTTCTTGTGGGTTTACCTTCTTACTTAGGAGCACTCCAAGCTTTTGGTTCTTATGGAGCTAATATGATTGGAATTACTATGGATGATGAAGGTGAAGACCCGAACCTGATGGAAAAGGCATTAAAAGACCTTGCCGCCAAAGGGAAAAAGCCCAAATTTATCTATCTGATACCTGATTTTCAAAATCCCGCCGGTATTACTATGAGCGAACGCAGGCGAATAGAAATTCTGGAACTGGCTCATAAATATGATGTTCTGGTTCTGGAAGATAGCCCCTATCGGGAATTGCGCTATGAAGGTAAAACCCAAAAGACCCTTTATGAACTGGATGGAACAAGCCAGGTTGTTATCTTGGGCACATTCAGCAAAATCTTCTGCCCCGGTTTCAGAATTGGCTGGGTTGTAGGTCACCCCGATGTTTTGGATAAAATTGTTGTTGGCAAACAGGCAACCGACTTATGCACTCCCCCCTTCACTCAAAGAATAGCTGCCCGCTATATGGAAAAGGGATATTTAGACCCCAAAATTAACGAAATTAAAGATATGTATTCCGTGAAACAAAAAGTAATGCTGGAATCCCTGGAAAAATATATGCCGGAAGAAATGAAATGGACTCATCCTGAAGGTGGTTTGTTCCTGATGGTTACGGGTCCGGAACAGTTGGATACTAATGCTCTTTTGTTGGAATGCATTAGAGAAGCCAATGTAGCTTATGTAGCAGGAAACAGTTTCTTCTGCGACGGCAAAGGTTATAATACAATGCGTCTTAATTTCAGCTACGAAAGCATTGAAACCAATATTGAGGGCTGCAAACGCCTCGGTGGATATTTCAAAAAAATACTACAAAAATAA
- a CDS encoding 4Fe-4S binding protein: MSKKVEKDRMGMIIHEEDTPEKMEVEITEIKAPGDEDSPVLIYYNWCKKCGICVAFCPTGCLGRKSDGSPYVQAPEKCIHCETCDLLCPDFAITGAKER, from the coding sequence ATGTCCAAAAAAGTCGAAAAAGACCGTATGGGCATGATTATTCACGAAGAAGATACTCCCGAAAAAATGGAAGTAGAAATAACGGAAATTAAAGCTCCCGGCGATGAGGATTCCCCTGTCCTCATCTATTACAACTGGTGCAAAAAATGCGGGATTTGCGTAGCTTTTTGCCCAACCGGCTGTCTGGGTAGAAAAAGTGACGGCTCCCCTTATGTGCAAGCACCCGAAAAATGTATTCACTGCGAAACCTGTGACCTGCTTTGTCCCGATTTTGCCATTACCGGAGCTAAAGAACGCTGA
- a CDS encoding 2-oxoacid:acceptor oxidoreductase subunit alpha — MTEKEKSKQTTHKTPSPKASLATKPESKLEEIQAKRERKTVLMQGNEAVAYGALDAGVNFFAGYPITPSTEIAEILAAELPKRNGAFIQMEDELASICAIIGASLAGAKSLTATSGPGFSLMQEGIGYAKITETPCVVVNVQRVGPSTGMPTSPAQGDIMQSKWGSHGDSPAIVLYPDSVKESYELTIRAVNLSEKYRTCVILLLDEVIAHMREAVCLPDLANVRIINRIKPTVPPQWYKHYDENQKYLSPLASFGEGYRYHVTGLTHDSHGFPTNKPGEAADMMDRLRKKISYNMRDLVQIESYQMEDAKIAIFAAGISSRAAKAAIATARAEGIKVGLLRPLTIWPFPDDAVRKMLRNVDTVIVPELNQGQLIHEVERLTKDKSDGGLIPINKVSSELITPNEILNKIKEVC; from the coding sequence ATGACAGAAAAAGAAAAAAGTAAACAGACAACCCATAAAACCCCATCCCCAAAAGCATCTCTGGCTACTAAACCGGAAAGCAAACTGGAAGAAATTCAGGCAAAACGCGAACGCAAAACGGTTCTGATGCAAGGCAATGAAGCAGTTGCTTATGGTGCTTTGGATGCGGGAGTAAATTTCTTTGCCGGTTACCCGATTACTCCTTCCACGGAAATTGCGGAAATTTTAGCCGCTGAACTTCCCAAAAGAAACGGTGCCTTTATTCAAATGGAAGATGAGCTTGCCTCAATCTGTGCTATCATTGGTGCCTCTTTGGCAGGAGCAAAATCATTAACCGCTACCAGCGGACCAGGATTTTCCCTGATGCAGGAAGGAATCGGTTATGCCAAAATAACAGAGACACCCTGCGTGGTAGTTAATGTGCAAAGAGTTGGTCCCAGCACTGGAATGCCCACCAGTCCTGCCCAGGGAGACATTATGCAATCCAAATGGGGTTCGCATGGTGATTCTCCTGCTATAGTTCTTTATCCCGATTCGGTGAAAGAGAGCTATGAACTAACTATCCGGGCAGTGAATTTAAGCGAAAAATACAGAACATGCGTTATTTTGTTACTGGATGAAGTGATAGCGCATATGCGGGAAGCAGTTTGCCTTCCTGATCTTGCCAATGTGCGAATAATCAATCGGATTAAACCAACCGTGCCACCTCAATGGTATAAACACTATGATGAAAACCAAAAATACCTTTCCCCTCTTGCCAGTTTTGGAGAGGGCTACCGTTATCATGTTACCGGTTTAACTCACGATTCGCATGGTTTTCCTACTAACAAACCTGGCGAGGCAGCTGATATGATGGATCGTTTACGCAAAAAAATCTCTTATAATATGCGTGACCTGGTACAAATTGAAAGCTATCAGATGGAAGATGCCAAAATTGCTATTTTTGCTGCCGGAATTTCTTCCCGGGCTGCTAAAGCTGCAATTGCCACAGCCCGAGCAGAGGGAATTAAGGTAGGGCTTTTAAGACCTTTAACTATCTGGCCCTTCCCGGATGACGCAGTGCGGAAAATGCTCCGAAATGTGGATACAGTTATCGTTCCGGAACTTAATCAGGGACAGTTGATTCACGAAGTAGAGCGTCTGACTAAAGATAAAAGTGACGGCGGATTGATTCCTATTAACAAAGTAAGCAGCGAATTGATTACTCCCAACGAAATCCTGAATAAAATCAAGGAGGTATGCTGA
- a CDS encoding 2-oxoacid:acceptor oxidoreductase family protein, with protein MADNFEVRLSGSGGQGLILAGIILAKAAVIENKKVTQTQSYGPESRGGYSHADVIISNREINFPEATNINCLLALTQEACDKFLFDLVENGILIIDTTFVKNLAMSAENTYEIPFTEIAQEKLGSPISTNIMALAFLVKVTGIVKESSLKKAIEETVKPAFVDLNLKAMQIGFDLAKK; from the coding sequence ATGGCTGATAATTTTGAAGTTCGCCTTTCCGGAAGCGGTGGCCAGGGTTTAATTCTGGCAGGAATTATTCTGGCTAAAGCTGCTGTGATAGAAAATAAAAAGGTTACCCAAACCCAAAGCTATGGTCCTGAATCAAGAGGCGGCTATTCGCATGCTGATGTAATTATCAGTAACAGGGAAATAAACTTTCCTGAAGCAACGAATATTAATTGCCTGCTGGCTTTAACTCAGGAAGCGTGTGATAAGTTTCTTTTTGATTTGGTAGAAAACGGAATCCTGATTATTGATACTACCTTCGTTAAAAACCTGGCTATGTCTGCTGAAAATACTTACGAAATTCCTTTCACAGAAATTGCCCAGGAAAAATTGGGCAGCCCTATTTCTACTAATATTATGGCTCTTGCTTTCCTGGTGAAAGTTACAGGAATAGTGAAAGAAAGCTCTTTGAAAAAAGCGATTGAGGAAACGGTAAAACCCGCATTTGTTGACTTGAACCTGAAAGCAATGCAGATTGGTTTTGACCTCGCAAAAAAATAA
- a CDS encoding DUF5678 domain-containing protein has protein sequence MNSLYLEVKKMENSAKPLEKEFEFFRAHLPEFSKEHPNKYVVIVDNKVVGFFPNITEAIVFAKKKYEPGTFFVELCTADPSYYNVSFLNWNV, from the coding sequence ATGAATAGTTTGTATTTAGAGGTAAAAAAAATGGAAAATAGTGCGAAACCGTTGGAAAAAGAGTTTGAATTCTTTAGAGCTCATCTTCCGGAATTCAGCAAAGAACATCCTAATAAGTATGTAGTAATTGTAGATAATAAAGTTGTTGGTTTCTTTCCCAATATCACAGAAGCGATTGTGTTTGCAAAAAAGAAATATGAACCGGGGACTTTCTTTGTTGAACTGTGCACTGCAGATCCATCCTATTATAATGTAAGCTTTTTAAACTGGAATGTCTAA